The DNA window TCTGGGCGGCGGCGGCCCGGTTGAGCAGGGCTTGCAGCGGCCCCTGGCCGCCGTCGTGACGGGCCGGTCGGCGTGCGGTCGACTGCCCGCTGTCGGGGTCGCCGATGGTGACGGCCCGGGTGTGTCCGTCGGGCAGACCGTCCCAGTGGCTCTCGTCGACCACGCGGGCGCCGCGGCCCACGGCCCGCTGGTGCGTGGCCAGCAGCGTGGTGCCGTCCAGACCGGGCACGATGGCGTGAATAGTGATCGTGGCGGCGGTCGCCCGAATCTCCACGAGTTGGCGGTGGCGGACCCGTCGGGCCGGCACGGAGTAGAGGTTGCCGGCGTAGGCGACCAGGCAGTCCTTGCCGACGTGCCGCAGATGCCGGTCGGCGACCACATACGGCCGGGCGGGGATCGGTCGCAGCGCGGCGTGGTCGCGGACCGCCCGCACGCCGATGATCTCGCCGTGGGTGCGATGCCTTACGGCCCGCCGCTGTGGCACCCAGGCCATGAACGTGGCGTCGAGTTCGGCCAGCGACGAGAACGCCCGCCCGGCCAGGACATGATCGCGGATGATGGTGACCTGCAACGCCGTTGCGTTTGGCGATCGGCGGATGAGTCAAGGGGGACTTTGAAGACGCGAACGGGACTTCTGATAGATCAACTTGTGTCGAGCAAGAAGATCATGCCTCAGGAGTCCCGTTGCAGGAGAAGTCTGTCATCACCCGGTCGATCGAGGTAGCCGGGGGTGTGCACGCGCCCGGACATCTGGGCGAGTTGACCCAGATCATCGACTTCGACCTGGTCGACGCGGTGCTGGAAGAAACCGGGACACGCGAGAAGCGGCTGCGGCTGCTGCCGTCTCGGGTCGTGGTGTACTTCGTCCTCGCACTCGCCCTGCTCGACCGCTGTTCCTACCGAGCGACGTGGGGGAAGCTGACCGCGGCCCTGGCCGGCTTGTGCCTGACGCGGCCGAGTATCTCCTCACTGTCACGCGCTCGCCGCCGGGTCGGAGTAGCGCCGCTACGGCGCCTGTTCGAGACCCTGGCCGGTGCCGTCGGTCTGCTCGGCCAGCCCGGCGTGTTCTACCGGGGCCTGCGTACCGTGGCCATCGACGGCACCCACCTGCACGTGCCCGACGAGGAACGGGTCACCTGGCGCTACCCCAAACGCGTAGGAGACAAGCTGGAGTTCGGCTACCCGCTGCTACGGCTGCTCGTGGTGATCGAGTGTGGGACCCGCGCCCTGCTCGCCGCGGCCTTCGGCCCCGAAACAGAAGGCGAACTGGCTTACGCGCGGCGGCTTCTGGGCGTCCTGGACCGCACGATGCTGCTGCTGGCCGACGCCGGCTTCGACGCCGCGGAATTCCTGCGCGACGTCGGCGCCACCGGCGCGCAGTTCCTGGTCCGCTCATCCGCCCGCCGCTGCCCGAC is part of the Micromonospora olivasterospora genome and encodes:
- a CDS encoding IS4 family transposase, with the translated sequence MQEKSVITRSIEVAGGVHAPGHLGELTQIIDFDLVDAVLEETGTREKRLRLLPSRVVVYFVLALALLDRCSYRATWGKLTAALAGLCLTRPSISSLSRARRRVGVAPLRRLFETLAGAVGLLGQPGVFYRGLRTVAIDGTHLHVPDEERVTWRYPKRVGDKLEFGYPLLRLLVVIECGTRALLAAAFGPETEGELAYARRLLGVLDRTMLLLADAGFDAAEFLRDVGATGAQFLVRSSARRCPTIQRRLPDGSYLARIGYGSLPALILVRVIEAQVTVTLADGSLRREQWRLITSLTDHTRYPAHELVDLYHERWQAETTYFSIKATMLDGRVLRSRSIPGIEQEVYALLTAYQALIRAAADATCTQPGLDMDRISFTVLIDAAADTITTASGILPGSSTDLLGTIGHAALADLLPAWRRPRIKARSRKNPTSKYSPNAGQHPATTQTYTFHADITIFEKGLASRSRR
- a CDS encoding Mu transposase domain-containing protein, coding for MQVTIIRDHVLAGRAFSSLAELDATFMAWVPQRRAVRHRTHGEIIGVRAVRDHAALRPIPARPYVVADRHLRHVGKDCLVAYAGNLYSVPARRVRHRQLVEIRATAATITIHAIVPGLDGTTLLATHQRAVGRGARVVDESHWDGLPDGHTRAVTIGDPDSGQSTARRPARHDGGQGPLQALLNRAAAAQIAVEARPLSVYEQIAAASPFTNRPHLKDVSK